The Opitutaceae bacterium nucleotide sequence ATCTGCGGAGTCCTGCATTAGTGATTCTGATACTGTTTTCGACGTTGAAGAACCCCCGGGAATTTCCCGGAATCTCCCCCAGAACCCTAAACGACCTACCCAGACGAAAACCGCACCCACATACTGGCGCGCAGTCCTCACTTCGAATCCCGCCCCGTCATGCGGAGGGATCCGACGGACCAATCCGTCTGCGACCACTATTTAGGAAATCGCCATGATCGCACTGAAGAAACGTACCCTCCGTCGAATCGCATTCGTTGCCGTCTCGGCATGGATCCTCGCGGTGATCTCTTGCACCACCGTAAGCCGGGTGGTTCTCTCTCCGCCAGCGGTGGCGGGGGCGAGCTTCGTCGGCTCCACCGAGTGTGCGGATTGTCATGGCGACCTGGTCGAAGGCTTTGCCGATTCGACCCATTCGAAGCTCATGGTGGCGAGCGTGGCGAACGAGACGGGCTGCGAGAGCTGCCACGGCCCCGGCAGTCTGCATGTACAGTCCGGTGGTTCGCCGCTCAAGATCGTCAATCCGGGTCGTTCGAGCAACGTCTGCTTCGAGTGCCATCTCGACAAGCAGGGTGAGTTCCGGCTTGAGCATTCGCATCCGGTGCTGGACGGAAAGGTGTCCTGTTCGGATTGCCACGACCCGCACAAGGGTCCGGCCGTTGCCTTCGGCGGGATGAACCTGGCCTCGATCAACGACAGTTGCGTTGAGTGCCATCAGGCGCAGCGCGGTCCCTACGTCTTCGAGCATGAGGCGGCCCGCGAAGGCTGCACCGTCTGCCACTCGCCGCACGGGTCGGTCAATGCCAAGATGCTGAAGTCCCGCAATGCCACCCTCTGTCTGCAGTGCCACTTCCAGGAGCAGACCGCAGACGGCGCCGTTCAAATCGGTGGCCGCGACCACCGCAGTTTCCTGCCCCGCGGGACCTGCTGGACTGCCGGCTGTCATGAGGCAGTCCACGGTTCCCACGTCAACTCCTCCCTCCGATTCTAGTCCCTAACCGCTCGAAGAGATCCATCCTGTCATGAAAGATCTTCCCAGATCCGAAACACGCAACCGCCGGTTGCGCGTCCTTACCCTGACTGCGGTCGTCCTCGGGTTGACCGCCACTGTTTCCGCCCAGGTGATCCCTGCCGACATCCAGTGGTTTGAGCCGAACGACCAGGAGAACTGGGTCTCGGTTTCCGCCGGGATCGCCTTCACCGATGGCGATCAGGCCAGCTACCAGGCCCGCCACCAGGTGAATGCCGACGGTTTTGGCGGCATCGAGGAGTTGCACCAGGTCTTCAATTCGGACGGTGGTGTGCTCAAGCTCGAGGCCCGCCTGCTGGCCGGGAACAACGATTTCAAGGCGATCCTCGATTACCAGGACGAAAGCGGCTGGAGCCTCCGGGGCGGATTCCGTCATTACCAGGTCTGGTATGA carries:
- a CDS encoding cytochrome c3 family protein → MIALKKRTLRRIAFVAVSAWILAVISCTTVSRVVLSPPAVAGASFVGSTECADCHGDLVEGFADSTHSKLMVASVANETGCESCHGPGSLHVQSGGSPLKIVNPGRSSNVCFECHLDKQGEFRLEHSHPVLDGKVSCSDCHDPHKGPAVAFGGMNLASINDSCVECHQAQRGPYVFEHEAAREGCTVCHSPHGSVNAKMLKSRNATLCLQCHFQEQTADGAVQIGGRDHRSFLPRGTCWTAGCHEAVHGSHVNSSLRF